In Anopheles gambiae chromosome 2, idAnoGambNW_F1_1, whole genome shotgun sequence, a single window of DNA contains:
- the LOC1273609 gene encoding ecotropic viral integration site 5 ortholog isoform X3, which translates to MTLTVSETDSSSLRNPDMTETLPSSELSLLAKLEAANKLIESDSKSLNSLQSSAHSRKSSDTSQISLNSGASSVGEEDVWSTWASIVTDWEASQKRKGPTVKELVRKGIPHHFRAIVWQLLCGASDADKKQYAEYIKATSACEKVIRRDIARTYPEHDFFKEKDGLGQEALFNVMKAYSLHDREVGYCQGSGFIVGLLLMQMPEEEAFAVLVQIMQQYRMRDMFKPSMAELGLCMYQLENIVQEQIPELHLHFQSQSFQTSMYASSWFLTLYTTALNLTLSCRIMDVFLSEGMEFIFKVAIALLTIGKDTLLSLDMEAMLKYFQKELPQKVENDADGLFNLAFQVKINTKRMKKMEKEYADLRKKEQEEMVELRRLRSENRLLKKRNELLEAESAELADRLVRGQVSRAEEEETSYAIQSELLALRRAHLEVSHQLENANEEVRALSLRLQENNPDNSLESNNSRQNSFDELIMKEEALKQRDEMVSCLLEELVKVRQGLAESEDVIRNLKTKIQELEEDKKRLRETTTDNSVAHLQDELIASKLREAEASLSLKDLKQRVQELSTQWQRQLSEQRNDPAQSQDSGAKKLLFWESGRSQDLQKLEEELMTTRIREMETLTELKELRLKVMELETQVQVSTNQLRRQDEESKKVKEELEEALVRERELANKAREQQHRYSDLESRMKDELMNVKIKFTEQSQTVAELKQEISRLETKNSEMLAEGELRSNLDESDRVRDLQDKVAELKAEFPTPITSPETEPWKWIA; encoded by the exons ATGACCCTCACGGTGTCGGAAACGGACAGCAGTAGTCTAAGGAACCCGGACATGACCGAAACTCTACCAAGCTCTGAACTATCCCTACTAGCCAAACTGGAGGCCGCCAACAAGCTGATCGAGAGCGACTCGAAGAGTCTGAACTCGCTCCAGAGCTCGGCCCACAGCCGGAAAAGCTCCGACACGAGCCAGATCAGCCTTAATTCGGGCGCCTCCTCGGTCGGGGAGGAGGATGTGTGGTCGACCTGGGCCAGCATCGTCACCGACTGGGAGGCGAGCCAGAAGCGCAAGGGTCCGACGGTGAAGGAGCTGGTGCGCAAGGGCATACCGCACCACTTCCGGGCGATCGTCTGGCAGCTGCTGTGCGGTGCGTCCGACGCAGACAAGAAGCAGTACGCCGAGTACATCAAGGCGACCAGTGCGTGCGAGAAGGTGATCCGGCGCGACATTGCCCGCACCTACCCGGAGCATGACTTCTTCAAGGAGAAGGACGGGCTTGGCCAGGAGGCACTGTTCAACGTGATGAAGGCGTACTCGCTGCACGACCGGGAGGTTGGCTACTGTCAGGGGTCCGGTTTCATCGttgggctgctgctgatgcag atgccGGAAGAGGAAGCGTTTGCCGTGTTGGTGCAAATTATGCAGCAGTATCGTATGCGCGACATGTTCAAACCCTCGATGGCGGAGCTCGGCCTGTGCATGTACCAGCTGGAGAACATTGTGCAGGAGCAGATACCGGAGCTGCATCTGCACTTCCAATCGCAAAGCTTCCAAACGTCGATGTACGCGTCAAGCTGGTTCCTGACCCTGTACACCACCGCGCTTAATCTCACGCTCAGCTGCCGCATCATGGACGTGTTCCTGTCGGAGGGGATGGAGTTTATATTCAAGGTCGCCATTGCACTTCTTACCATCGGCAAGGATACGCTGCTCTCGTTAGATATGGAGGCAATGCTTAAG TACTTCCAGAAGGAGCTTCCGCAAAAGGTGGAAAATGATGCGGACGGACTGTTTAATCTGGCCTTCCAGGTGAAGATCAATACgaaaaggatgaaaaagaTGGAGAAGGAATATGCCGACCTGCGCAAGAAGGAGCAGGAAGAGATGGTGGAGCTAAGG CGACTGCGGAGTGAAAATCGTTTACTCAAGAAACGCAACGAACTACTCGAGGCTGAAAGTGCGGAACTGGCCGATCGGCTCGTGCGCGGGCAGGTGTCACGCGCTGAGGAAGAAGAGACGAGCTATGCGATTCAGTCCGAGCTGTTGGCACTCAGGCGAGCCCATCTGGAAGTTTCGCACCAGCTGGAAAATGCGAATGAGGAGGTTCGGGCGCTTAGCTTGCGGTTGCAGGAAAAT AATCCGGACAATTCGCTCGAATCC AACAATTCCCGACAGAACTCGTTCGATGAGCTGATTATGAAGGAGGAAGCGCTGAAGCAACGGGACGAAATGGTTTCATGCTTGCTGGAAGAGCTGGTCAAGGTGCGACAGGGGCTGGCCGAGAGTGAAGATGTGATCCGTAACCTAAAGACCAAGATCCAAGAGCTGGAAGAG GACAAAAAGCGTTTGCGCGAAACGACCACGGACAACTCGGTGGCTCACCTGCAGGACGAGCTGATTGCAAGCAAGCTGCGCGAAGCGGAAGCCAGCCTCTCGCTCAAGGATCTCAAGCAGCGCGTCCAGGAGCTGAGCACCCAGTGGCAACGGCAGCTTTCCGAGCAGCGCAACGACCCAGCCCAGAGCCAGGATTCCGGCGCGAAGAAGCTGCTGTTCTGGGAGTCGGGCCGGTCGCAGGATCTGCAAAAGCTGGAGGAGGAACTCATGACCACCCGGATACGGGAGATGGAAACGCTGACCGAACTGAAAGAGCTGCGGCTGAAGGTGATGGAGCTGGAGACGCAGGTGCAGGTGTCGACCAACCAGCTGCGGCGACAGGACGAGGAGAGCAAGAAGGTAAAGGAGGAGCTCGAGGAGGCACTGGTCCGGGAGCGGGAGCTCGCCAACAAGGCgcgggagcagcagcaccgttaCTCCGATCTTGAATCTCGCATGAAGGACGAGCTGATGAATGTGAAGATTAAGTTTACCGAGCAGAGCCAAACGGTGGCGGAGTTGAAGCAGGAAATTTCAAGACTGGAAACAAAG AACTCGGAAATGCTTGCTGAGGGTGAGCTGCGCTCTAATCTGGACGAATCGGACCGCGTCCGAGATCTGCAGGATAAGGTCGCCGAGCTGAAAGCGGAG TTTCCAACCCCAATTACCAGTCCGGAGACTGAACCATGGAAATGGATAGCGTAA
- the LOC1273609 gene encoding ecotropic viral integration site 5 ortholog isoform X1, translated as MTLTVSETDSSSLRNPDMTETLPSSELSLLAKLEAANKLIESDSKSLNSLQSSAHSRKSSDTSQISLNSGASSVGEEDVWSTWASIVTDWEASQKRKGPTVKELVRKGIPHHFRAIVWQLLCGASDADKKQYAEYIKATSACEKVIRRDIARTYPEHDFFKEKDGLGQEALFNVMKAYSLHDREVGYCQGSGFIVGLLLMQMPEEEAFAVLVQIMQQYRMRDMFKPSMAELGLCMYQLENIVQEQIPELHLHFQSQSFQTSMYASSWFLTLYTTALNLTLSCRIMDVFLSEGMEFIFKVAIALLTIGKDTLLSLDMEAMLKYFQKELPQKVENDADGLFNLAFQVKINTKRMKKMEKEYADLRKKEQEEMVELRRLRSENRLLKKRNELLEAESAELADRLVRGQVSRAEEEETSYAIQSELLALRRAHLEVSHQLENANEEVRALSLRLQENNPDNSLESNNSRQNSFDELIMKEEALKQRDEMVSCLLEELVKVRQGLAESEDVIRNLKTKIQELEEDKKRLRETTTDNSVAHLQDELIASKLREAEASLSLKDLKQRVQELSTQWQRQLSEQRNDPAQSQDSGAKKLLFWESGRSQDLQKLEEELMTTRIREMETLTELKELRLKVMELETQVQVSTNQLRRQDEESKKVKEELEEALVRERELANKAREQQHRYSDLESRMKDELMNVKIKFTEQSQTVAELKQEISRLETKNSEMLAEGELRSNLDESDRVRDLQDKVAELKAELTAIKSRGTTLNLRKIKSTSIQSIDSNEIDFAEIQLSSKMNIPGPQPASSGSPS; from the exons ATGACCCTCACGGTGTCGGAAACGGACAGCAGTAGTCTAAGGAACCCGGACATGACCGAAACTCTACCAAGCTCTGAACTATCCCTACTAGCCAAACTGGAGGCCGCCAACAAGCTGATCGAGAGCGACTCGAAGAGTCTGAACTCGCTCCAGAGCTCGGCCCACAGCCGGAAAAGCTCCGACACGAGCCAGATCAGCCTTAATTCGGGCGCCTCCTCGGTCGGGGAGGAGGATGTGTGGTCGACCTGGGCCAGCATCGTCACCGACTGGGAGGCGAGCCAGAAGCGCAAGGGTCCGACGGTGAAGGAGCTGGTGCGCAAGGGCATACCGCACCACTTCCGGGCGATCGTCTGGCAGCTGCTGTGCGGTGCGTCCGACGCAGACAAGAAGCAGTACGCCGAGTACATCAAGGCGACCAGTGCGTGCGAGAAGGTGATCCGGCGCGACATTGCCCGCACCTACCCGGAGCATGACTTCTTCAAGGAGAAGGACGGGCTTGGCCAGGAGGCACTGTTCAACGTGATGAAGGCGTACTCGCTGCACGACCGGGAGGTTGGCTACTGTCAGGGGTCCGGTTTCATCGttgggctgctgctgatgcag atgccGGAAGAGGAAGCGTTTGCCGTGTTGGTGCAAATTATGCAGCAGTATCGTATGCGCGACATGTTCAAACCCTCGATGGCGGAGCTCGGCCTGTGCATGTACCAGCTGGAGAACATTGTGCAGGAGCAGATACCGGAGCTGCATCTGCACTTCCAATCGCAAAGCTTCCAAACGTCGATGTACGCGTCAAGCTGGTTCCTGACCCTGTACACCACCGCGCTTAATCTCACGCTCAGCTGCCGCATCATGGACGTGTTCCTGTCGGAGGGGATGGAGTTTATATTCAAGGTCGCCATTGCACTTCTTACCATCGGCAAGGATACGCTGCTCTCGTTAGATATGGAGGCAATGCTTAAG TACTTCCAGAAGGAGCTTCCGCAAAAGGTGGAAAATGATGCGGACGGACTGTTTAATCTGGCCTTCCAGGTGAAGATCAATACgaaaaggatgaaaaagaTGGAGAAGGAATATGCCGACCTGCGCAAGAAGGAGCAGGAAGAGATGGTGGAGCTAAGG CGACTGCGGAGTGAAAATCGTTTACTCAAGAAACGCAACGAACTACTCGAGGCTGAAAGTGCGGAACTGGCCGATCGGCTCGTGCGCGGGCAGGTGTCACGCGCTGAGGAAGAAGAGACGAGCTATGCGATTCAGTCCGAGCTGTTGGCACTCAGGCGAGCCCATCTGGAAGTTTCGCACCAGCTGGAAAATGCGAATGAGGAGGTTCGGGCGCTTAGCTTGCGGTTGCAGGAAAAT AATCCGGACAATTCGCTCGAATCC AACAATTCCCGACAGAACTCGTTCGATGAGCTGATTATGAAGGAGGAAGCGCTGAAGCAACGGGACGAAATGGTTTCATGCTTGCTGGAAGAGCTGGTCAAGGTGCGACAGGGGCTGGCCGAGAGTGAAGATGTGATCCGTAACCTAAAGACCAAGATCCAAGAGCTGGAAGAG GACAAAAAGCGTTTGCGCGAAACGACCACGGACAACTCGGTGGCTCACCTGCAGGACGAGCTGATTGCAAGCAAGCTGCGCGAAGCGGAAGCCAGCCTCTCGCTCAAGGATCTCAAGCAGCGCGTCCAGGAGCTGAGCACCCAGTGGCAACGGCAGCTTTCCGAGCAGCGCAACGACCCAGCCCAGAGCCAGGATTCCGGCGCGAAGAAGCTGCTGTTCTGGGAGTCGGGCCGGTCGCAGGATCTGCAAAAGCTGGAGGAGGAACTCATGACCACCCGGATACGGGAGATGGAAACGCTGACCGAACTGAAAGAGCTGCGGCTGAAGGTGATGGAGCTGGAGACGCAGGTGCAGGTGTCGACCAACCAGCTGCGGCGACAGGACGAGGAGAGCAAGAAGGTAAAGGAGGAGCTCGAGGAGGCACTGGTCCGGGAGCGGGAGCTCGCCAACAAGGCgcgggagcagcagcaccgttaCTCCGATCTTGAATCTCGCATGAAGGACGAGCTGATGAATGTGAAGATTAAGTTTACCGAGCAGAGCCAAACGGTGGCGGAGTTGAAGCAGGAAATTTCAAGACTGGAAACAAAG AACTCGGAAATGCTTGCTGAGGGTGAGCTGCGCTCTAATCTGGACGAATCGGACCGCGTCCGAGATCTGCAGGATAAGGTCGCCGAGCTGAAAGCGGAG CTGACTGCCATCAAAAGCCGTGGAACGACGTTGAACCTGCGGAAGATCAAAAGTACCTCGATACAATCGATCGATTCGAACGAGATTGACTTCGCCGAGATACAGCTTTCCTCCAAAATGAACATTCCCGGACCACAGCCGGCGAGTTCTGGCTCGCCATCGTGA
- the LOC1273609 gene encoding ecotropic viral integration site 5 ortholog isoform X4: MTLTVSETDSSSLRNPDMTETLPSSELSLLAKLEAANKLIESDSKSLNSLQSSAHSRKSSDTSQISLNSGASSVGEEDVWSTWASIVTDWEASQKRKGPTVKELVRKGIPHHFRAIVWQLLCGASDADKKQYAEYIKATSACEKVIRRDIARTYPEHDFFKEKDGLGQEALFNVMKAYSLHDREVGYCQGSGFIVGLLLMQMPEEEAFAVLVQIMQQYRMRDMFKPSMAELGLCMYQLENIVQEQIPELHLHFQSQSFQTSMYASSWFLTLYTTALNLTLSCRIMDVFLSEGMEFIFKVAIALLTIGKDTLLSLDMEAMLKYFQKELPQKVENDADGLFNLAFQVKINTKRMKKMEKEYADLRKKEQEEMVELRRLRSENRLLKKRNELLEAESAELADRLVRGQVSRAEEEETSYAIQSELLALRRAHLEVSHQLENANEEVRALSLRLQENNNSRQNSFDELIMKEEALKQRDEMVSCLLEELVKVRQGLAESEDVIRNLKTKIQELEEDKKRLRETTTDNSVAHLQDELIASKLREAEASLSLKDLKQRVQELSTQWQRQLSEQRNDPAQSQDSGAKKLLFWESGRSQDLQKLEEELMTTRIREMETLTELKELRLKVMELETQVQVSTNQLRRQDEESKKVKEELEEALVRERELANKAREQQHRYSDLESRMKDELMNVKIKFTEQSQTVAELKQEISRLETKNSEMLAEGELRSNLDESDRVRDLQDKVAELKAEFPTPITSPETEPWKWIA; this comes from the exons ATGACCCTCACGGTGTCGGAAACGGACAGCAGTAGTCTAAGGAACCCGGACATGACCGAAACTCTACCAAGCTCTGAACTATCCCTACTAGCCAAACTGGAGGCCGCCAACAAGCTGATCGAGAGCGACTCGAAGAGTCTGAACTCGCTCCAGAGCTCGGCCCACAGCCGGAAAAGCTCCGACACGAGCCAGATCAGCCTTAATTCGGGCGCCTCCTCGGTCGGGGAGGAGGATGTGTGGTCGACCTGGGCCAGCATCGTCACCGACTGGGAGGCGAGCCAGAAGCGCAAGGGTCCGACGGTGAAGGAGCTGGTGCGCAAGGGCATACCGCACCACTTCCGGGCGATCGTCTGGCAGCTGCTGTGCGGTGCGTCCGACGCAGACAAGAAGCAGTACGCCGAGTACATCAAGGCGACCAGTGCGTGCGAGAAGGTGATCCGGCGCGACATTGCCCGCACCTACCCGGAGCATGACTTCTTCAAGGAGAAGGACGGGCTTGGCCAGGAGGCACTGTTCAACGTGATGAAGGCGTACTCGCTGCACGACCGGGAGGTTGGCTACTGTCAGGGGTCCGGTTTCATCGttgggctgctgctgatgcag atgccGGAAGAGGAAGCGTTTGCCGTGTTGGTGCAAATTATGCAGCAGTATCGTATGCGCGACATGTTCAAACCCTCGATGGCGGAGCTCGGCCTGTGCATGTACCAGCTGGAGAACATTGTGCAGGAGCAGATACCGGAGCTGCATCTGCACTTCCAATCGCAAAGCTTCCAAACGTCGATGTACGCGTCAAGCTGGTTCCTGACCCTGTACACCACCGCGCTTAATCTCACGCTCAGCTGCCGCATCATGGACGTGTTCCTGTCGGAGGGGATGGAGTTTATATTCAAGGTCGCCATTGCACTTCTTACCATCGGCAAGGATACGCTGCTCTCGTTAGATATGGAGGCAATGCTTAAG TACTTCCAGAAGGAGCTTCCGCAAAAGGTGGAAAATGATGCGGACGGACTGTTTAATCTGGCCTTCCAGGTGAAGATCAATACgaaaaggatgaaaaagaTGGAGAAGGAATATGCCGACCTGCGCAAGAAGGAGCAGGAAGAGATGGTGGAGCTAAGG CGACTGCGGAGTGAAAATCGTTTACTCAAGAAACGCAACGAACTACTCGAGGCTGAAAGTGCGGAACTGGCCGATCGGCTCGTGCGCGGGCAGGTGTCACGCGCTGAGGAAGAAGAGACGAGCTATGCGATTCAGTCCGAGCTGTTGGCACTCAGGCGAGCCCATCTGGAAGTTTCGCACCAGCTGGAAAATGCGAATGAGGAGGTTCGGGCGCTTAGCTTGCGGTTGCAGGAAAAT AACAATTCCCGACAGAACTCGTTCGATGAGCTGATTATGAAGGAGGAAGCGCTGAAGCAACGGGACGAAATGGTTTCATGCTTGCTGGAAGAGCTGGTCAAGGTGCGACAGGGGCTGGCCGAGAGTGAAGATGTGATCCGTAACCTAAAGACCAAGATCCAAGAGCTGGAAGAG GACAAAAAGCGTTTGCGCGAAACGACCACGGACAACTCGGTGGCTCACCTGCAGGACGAGCTGATTGCAAGCAAGCTGCGCGAAGCGGAAGCCAGCCTCTCGCTCAAGGATCTCAAGCAGCGCGTCCAGGAGCTGAGCACCCAGTGGCAACGGCAGCTTTCCGAGCAGCGCAACGACCCAGCCCAGAGCCAGGATTCCGGCGCGAAGAAGCTGCTGTTCTGGGAGTCGGGCCGGTCGCAGGATCTGCAAAAGCTGGAGGAGGAACTCATGACCACCCGGATACGGGAGATGGAAACGCTGACCGAACTGAAAGAGCTGCGGCTGAAGGTGATGGAGCTGGAGACGCAGGTGCAGGTGTCGACCAACCAGCTGCGGCGACAGGACGAGGAGAGCAAGAAGGTAAAGGAGGAGCTCGAGGAGGCACTGGTCCGGGAGCGGGAGCTCGCCAACAAGGCgcgggagcagcagcaccgttaCTCCGATCTTGAATCTCGCATGAAGGACGAGCTGATGAATGTGAAGATTAAGTTTACCGAGCAGAGCCAAACGGTGGCGGAGTTGAAGCAGGAAATTTCAAGACTGGAAACAAAG AACTCGGAAATGCTTGCTGAGGGTGAGCTGCGCTCTAATCTGGACGAATCGGACCGCGTCCGAGATCTGCAGGATAAGGTCGCCGAGCTGAAAGCGGAG TTTCCAACCCCAATTACCAGTCCGGAGACTGAACCATGGAAATGGATAGCGTAA
- the LOC1273609 gene encoding ecotropic viral integration site 5 ortholog isoform X2, producing the protein MTLTVSETDSSSLRNPDMTETLPSSELSLLAKLEAANKLIESDSKSLNSLQSSAHSRKSSDTSQISLNSGASSVGEEDVWSTWASIVTDWEASQKRKGPTVKELVRKGIPHHFRAIVWQLLCGASDADKKQYAEYIKATSACEKVIRRDIARTYPEHDFFKEKDGLGQEALFNVMKAYSLHDREVGYCQGSGFIVGLLLMQMPEEEAFAVLVQIMQQYRMRDMFKPSMAELGLCMYQLENIVQEQIPELHLHFQSQSFQTSMYASSWFLTLYTTALNLTLSCRIMDVFLSEGMEFIFKVAIALLTIGKDTLLSLDMEAMLKYFQKELPQKVENDADGLFNLAFQVKINTKRMKKMEKEYADLRKKEQEEMVELRRLRSENRLLKKRNELLEAESAELADRLVRGQVSRAEEEETSYAIQSELLALRRAHLEVSHQLENANEEVRALSLRLQENNNSRQNSFDELIMKEEALKQRDEMVSCLLEELVKVRQGLAESEDVIRNLKTKIQELEEDKKRLRETTTDNSVAHLQDELIASKLREAEASLSLKDLKQRVQELSTQWQRQLSEQRNDPAQSQDSGAKKLLFWESGRSQDLQKLEEELMTTRIREMETLTELKELRLKVMELETQVQVSTNQLRRQDEESKKVKEELEEALVRERELANKAREQQHRYSDLESRMKDELMNVKIKFTEQSQTVAELKQEISRLETKNSEMLAEGELRSNLDESDRVRDLQDKVAELKAELTAIKSRGTTLNLRKIKSTSIQSIDSNEIDFAEIQLSSKMNIPGPQPASSGSPS; encoded by the exons ATGACCCTCACGGTGTCGGAAACGGACAGCAGTAGTCTAAGGAACCCGGACATGACCGAAACTCTACCAAGCTCTGAACTATCCCTACTAGCCAAACTGGAGGCCGCCAACAAGCTGATCGAGAGCGACTCGAAGAGTCTGAACTCGCTCCAGAGCTCGGCCCACAGCCGGAAAAGCTCCGACACGAGCCAGATCAGCCTTAATTCGGGCGCCTCCTCGGTCGGGGAGGAGGATGTGTGGTCGACCTGGGCCAGCATCGTCACCGACTGGGAGGCGAGCCAGAAGCGCAAGGGTCCGACGGTGAAGGAGCTGGTGCGCAAGGGCATACCGCACCACTTCCGGGCGATCGTCTGGCAGCTGCTGTGCGGTGCGTCCGACGCAGACAAGAAGCAGTACGCCGAGTACATCAAGGCGACCAGTGCGTGCGAGAAGGTGATCCGGCGCGACATTGCCCGCACCTACCCGGAGCATGACTTCTTCAAGGAGAAGGACGGGCTTGGCCAGGAGGCACTGTTCAACGTGATGAAGGCGTACTCGCTGCACGACCGGGAGGTTGGCTACTGTCAGGGGTCCGGTTTCATCGttgggctgctgctgatgcag atgccGGAAGAGGAAGCGTTTGCCGTGTTGGTGCAAATTATGCAGCAGTATCGTATGCGCGACATGTTCAAACCCTCGATGGCGGAGCTCGGCCTGTGCATGTACCAGCTGGAGAACATTGTGCAGGAGCAGATACCGGAGCTGCATCTGCACTTCCAATCGCAAAGCTTCCAAACGTCGATGTACGCGTCAAGCTGGTTCCTGACCCTGTACACCACCGCGCTTAATCTCACGCTCAGCTGCCGCATCATGGACGTGTTCCTGTCGGAGGGGATGGAGTTTATATTCAAGGTCGCCATTGCACTTCTTACCATCGGCAAGGATACGCTGCTCTCGTTAGATATGGAGGCAATGCTTAAG TACTTCCAGAAGGAGCTTCCGCAAAAGGTGGAAAATGATGCGGACGGACTGTTTAATCTGGCCTTCCAGGTGAAGATCAATACgaaaaggatgaaaaagaTGGAGAAGGAATATGCCGACCTGCGCAAGAAGGAGCAGGAAGAGATGGTGGAGCTAAGG CGACTGCGGAGTGAAAATCGTTTACTCAAGAAACGCAACGAACTACTCGAGGCTGAAAGTGCGGAACTGGCCGATCGGCTCGTGCGCGGGCAGGTGTCACGCGCTGAGGAAGAAGAGACGAGCTATGCGATTCAGTCCGAGCTGTTGGCACTCAGGCGAGCCCATCTGGAAGTTTCGCACCAGCTGGAAAATGCGAATGAGGAGGTTCGGGCGCTTAGCTTGCGGTTGCAGGAAAAT AACAATTCCCGACAGAACTCGTTCGATGAGCTGATTATGAAGGAGGAAGCGCTGAAGCAACGGGACGAAATGGTTTCATGCTTGCTGGAAGAGCTGGTCAAGGTGCGACAGGGGCTGGCCGAGAGTGAAGATGTGATCCGTAACCTAAAGACCAAGATCCAAGAGCTGGAAGAG GACAAAAAGCGTTTGCGCGAAACGACCACGGACAACTCGGTGGCTCACCTGCAGGACGAGCTGATTGCAAGCAAGCTGCGCGAAGCGGAAGCCAGCCTCTCGCTCAAGGATCTCAAGCAGCGCGTCCAGGAGCTGAGCACCCAGTGGCAACGGCAGCTTTCCGAGCAGCGCAACGACCCAGCCCAGAGCCAGGATTCCGGCGCGAAGAAGCTGCTGTTCTGGGAGTCGGGCCGGTCGCAGGATCTGCAAAAGCTGGAGGAGGAACTCATGACCACCCGGATACGGGAGATGGAAACGCTGACCGAACTGAAAGAGCTGCGGCTGAAGGTGATGGAGCTGGAGACGCAGGTGCAGGTGTCGACCAACCAGCTGCGGCGACAGGACGAGGAGAGCAAGAAGGTAAAGGAGGAGCTCGAGGAGGCACTGGTCCGGGAGCGGGAGCTCGCCAACAAGGCgcgggagcagcagcaccgttaCTCCGATCTTGAATCTCGCATGAAGGACGAGCTGATGAATGTGAAGATTAAGTTTACCGAGCAGAGCCAAACGGTGGCGGAGTTGAAGCAGGAAATTTCAAGACTGGAAACAAAG AACTCGGAAATGCTTGCTGAGGGTGAGCTGCGCTCTAATCTGGACGAATCGGACCGCGTCCGAGATCTGCAGGATAAGGTCGCCGAGCTGAAAGCGGAG CTGACTGCCATCAAAAGCCGTGGAACGACGTTGAACCTGCGGAAGATCAAAAGTACCTCGATACAATCGATCGATTCGAACGAGATTGACTTCGCCGAGATACAGCTTTCCTCCAAAATGAACATTCCCGGACCACAGCCGGCGAGTTCTGGCTCGCCATCGTGA